A window of the Phaseolus vulgaris cultivar G19833 chromosome 5, P. vulgaris v2.0, whole genome shotgun sequence genome harbors these coding sequences:
- the LOC137835928 gene encoding uncharacterized protein yields MLLRETFRKTKVVLHKTLRSFKSAIFGGYQKLPRSLSFNPFLGRSCNARTYTSDQFYNEFYDILQSDLNRVKRGADSNSMSRSRERMEDAANTETLRKQSSGEDGEVEEKKSRGSCELEKKEWLKMKEGGNELAQKMKELEMMDTGDVEHVLDIEEALHYYSRLTSPVYLDIVDKFFTDMHTEFSVQESSVTAVKRSKSKGRLGSIRL; encoded by the coding sequence ATGCTGCTCAGAGAAACCTTTCGCAAGACCAAGGTTGTACTCCACAAGACCCTCCGTAGCTTCAAGTCTGCAATCTTTGGAGGGTACCAAAAACTACCCAGATCTCTCTCCTTCAATCCATTCCTCGGTCGCAGTTGCAATGCCAGAACCTACACAAGTGATCAATTCTACAATGAGTTTTATGACATTCTGCAATCTGATCTGAACAGAGTAAAGAGGGGTGCCGACAGCAACAGCATGAGCAGGTCGAGAGAGCGAATGGAAGATGCTGCAAACACTGAAACCCTCAGGAAACAGAGTTCTGGTGAAGATGGAGAAGTGGAAGAGAAGAAAAGCAGAGGGAGCTGTGAATTGGAAAAGAAGGAATGGTTGAAGATGAAGGAGGGAGGTAATGAGTTGGCGCAGAAGATGAAGGAATTAGAGATGATGGATACGGGTGATGTTGAGCACGTGCTGGACATAGAAGAGGCACTTCACTACTACTCACGCCTTACAAGTCCTGTTTATTTGGATATTGTGGACAAGTTCTTCACCGACATGCACACTGAATTCTCAGTTCAAGAGTCCTCTGTCACCGCCGTCAAACGCTCCAAGTCAAAGGGAAGACTTGGCTCAATCAGGTTGTAG